Proteins encoded together in one Acholeplasma hippikon window:
- a CDS encoding DUF3644 domain-containing protein has translation MEQKKEKEKLISLMVEKSQESFLLGIEIYNKPTIKYKVEGFTFFICNAWELLLKAHMLKSELPIYYKNKNKNRTISLTDAIKKIMTNSKDPIRINLEAVVGLRNMANHLIVPEYAIMFNDIFMACVMNYTNKLYQLFQISINDKLPSNYITMFLPSPHDTINLVSKYNKEIYTKFESTKRYLEYIMSETSNNNLIPQTMAFTYQITVKQVNNAHEADFTISKSAPKDAKLKVIHKPIDSGISHPLSTKQVLDCVNSELLKLDIKIAPISDGSKTNFTTYTFNLYNLFYNIKEIPEYSYKHILGNRWSYTYSYELVQKIIDDICNDQEIFKKIKDFMKIKKN, from the coding sequence ATGGAACAAAAAAAAGAAAAAGAAAAGTTAATTTCACTGATGGTAGAAAAAAGTCAAGAGTCGTTTTTGTTAGGAATCGAGATATACAATAAACCTACAATTAAGTATAAAGTAGAAGGTTTTACTTTTTTTATATGTAATGCATGGGAGTTATTATTAAAAGCTCACATGTTAAAAAGCGAATTACCGATTTATTATAAGAATAAGAATAAAAACAGAACTATTTCATTAACAGATGCCATTAAAAAAATAATGACTAATTCTAAAGACCCAATAAGAATTAATTTAGAAGCTGTTGTAGGTCTTAGAAATATGGCTAATCACTTAATTGTTCCTGAATATGCAATAATGTTTAATGATATTTTTATGGCTTGTGTAATGAACTATACCAACAAATTATATCAATTATTTCAGATAAGTATTAATGATAAATTACCCTCAAATTATATAACAATGTTCTTACCATCTCCTCATGATACAATCAATTTAGTAAGTAAATACAATAAAGAAATATATACCAAATTTGAATCAACAAAGAGGTACTTAGAATATATAATGAGTGAAACTAGTAATAACAATTTGATACCACAAACAATGGCATTTACATATCAAATTACAGTAAAACAAGTTAATAATGCACATGAAGCTGATTTTACAATCAGTAAATCAGCGCCAAAAGATGCAAAATTAAAAGTAATTCATAAACCTATAGATTCTGGAATTTCGCATCCATTATCTACTAAGCAGGTGCTTGATTGTGTTAATTCTGAACTTTTAAAATTAGATATAAAAATTGCACCTATAAGTGATGGGAGCAAGACCAATTTTACAACATATACATTTAATTTATATAATCTATTTTACAATATTAAAGAGATACCTGAATATTCATATAAGCATATATTAGGCAATAGATGGTCTTACACTTATTCATATGAATTAGTACAAAAAATTATTGACGATATTTGTAATGATCAAGAAATCTTCAAAAAAATAAAAGATTTCATGAAAATAAAAAAGAACTAA